A single Kryptolebias marmoratus isolate JLee-2015 linkage group LG7, ASM164957v2, whole genome shotgun sequence DNA region contains:
- the lg7h4orf54 gene encoding uncharacterized protein C4orf54 homolog → MSGSPGCHQSASAERSSTRGSIFCAGHLCPQVTLERHGERAEVRGGGGGARTGDGSLLQIIAAGRRIPEKRDETKSAEPRKSAAEPERGGEADRAWGRGGAPNSHLPEMRARRKEDTGGEERGEDVKEAAAEPSSSSPSSRCVKKTDTSLQLGGQSARVMTHPDTTEETENTRHEEEAPRGGDYLSERSESDDGEEVDDESLVLFYESGPCVTEDESHYITTHGIQLSELSDHEGDFGVGSSAGSWDIEDDSQVYPFVDYCFEGERGCARLRAQGAAAVSTLPESDPRAAAKYASPEEQSGGNSGGQIHLSIRTTSRAINDPGSVQERENVPYHARRAGYMSRCVFRGVDGKAEALCDKCLIAAPGRLHFGGKLRGKELTEHSSGTSSAVSELDDADKEVRSLTAKAFRSLAQPYFDAFSFSTSSESSASELNRWSAFVDLKYGNMNVDQSAVARQNPDSKGHKGVALASIKPPSSQIFALSGTPRAQQIQLMGQFGQGRGGVIRLTETLNFRCNVKSAGERRAQFAQNAAGSRSADEVTGGAQSGASEAPLKAMEGTHKKAVFASSLIKNVISKKMQFEQERRMERGEIREPQQEGDRWKGDRRASRISESSSDYNIMCVDELGDIVDSGSCDSRRRDRSAPAPQTDLEAASGAGIDTKKGALEASRSTLLRSQNSAFRCWKDEELGFQKEHGSRQTLQDTLDDNDGEADQPSGRGKLTKMSHLFVPSIQLLPGDAEARQQLQSGSGLQVRSDNTLYITDSSCVTTSKSPEIKINLRSVKDNKTEPPGVSKLRAPPNTASSLIKTDDLKCQTLAAALKGEPADKVPHFMVRDIRDNKGKLQTPIHQVRDMRKLVKSSYHFVSLDNNENKSGLASADNHSEQKKLMHNRNPNSVSPIVIKCQSVNTNKTGKQPGNLELVKQESCDTDKSEEAKSAPPQGAEGAALSFEGELRVDNRVASDKQDTESEVIEKKPEPKIANQMAFEKLQAAVKTMEQLYVFDKNEWRRKIEPQPLTDSHVLSLIANEEQGGPEEGAARGPNMDRTVRRDSYPNIDKTPPALATSPGTDCVLRREDKDLKVPQTSSSRDERLGVRSAQGLSAAGTKSKSNKASTAAKVSHPNAAAQAPFGNKGFAPKSPKLPVSLKISQTGISRNKGAERRDVGRFEHQFSSTPADNENYLAIPVKSHLSSKPVPAADRASANTFAAQSHPTSPPRHEGPESRSVEDPYPEIKRSSIVMETHPQEVPPATIYHSLPLGISASQPQVYCFSPAVTPAPALDPFQATQRKMLLDPTTGNYYLVDTPVQPATRRLFDPETGHYVEVPMPQPPMTPVPMPISPLALSPGAYGHAYMIYPSFVPTPSVIPARTLVQSQLSVPSEAECGEKASSQQTEGMYMETPFYMATGKAPQAASVALQQTACRPQHSFSSFKQPVISITSQQGPRIIAPPSFDGTTMSFVVEHR, encoded by the coding sequence ATGTCCGGATCGCCTGGGTGTCATCAGTCTGCCTCGGCGGAGCGGAGCTCCACGCGCGGCTCCATCTTCTGTGCGGGACACCTCTGCCCTCAGGTCACACTCGAACGGCACGGAGAGCGAGCGGAGGTGCGCGGAGGCGGTGGCGGCGCGCGCACAGGTGACGGATCTTTGCTCCAAATAATAGCAGCAGGACGGCGCATCCCGGAGAAGCGAGACGAAACCAAATCCGCGGAGCCGAGGAAGAGCGCAGCCGAACCGGAGAGGGGCGGCGAGGCAGACCGGGCGTGGGGCCGCGGCGGAGCTCCAAACTCTCACCTGCCGGAGATGCGCGCGCGGAGAAAAGAGGATACCGGAGGCGAGGAGCGCGGAGAAGATGTTAAAGAGGCCGCCGCTgagccatcatcatcatcaccttccTCCCGGTGTGTAAAAAAGACAGACACTTCCCTTCAGCTGGGAGGACAGAGTGCGCGCGTAATGACGCATCCGGACACGACAGAAGAGACGGAAAACACGCGGCACGAGGAGGAGGCTCCCCGGGGAGGTGATTATCTGAGCGAGAGAAGTGAGTCGGATGACGGGGAGGAAGTGGATGATGAGAGTTTGGTGCTTTTTTACGAGTCCGGCCCGTGCGTCACGGAGGACGAGTCCCATTACATTACCACGCACGGGATCCAGCTCTCGGAGCTCTCTGACCACGAGGGGGACTTCGGGGTGGGCTCCTCCGCCGGCAGCTGGGACATTGAGGATGACAGCCAGGTGTACCCGTTTGTGGATTACTGCTTTGAGGGGGAGAGAGGGTGCGCGCGGCTTCGCGCTCAGGGCGCGGCGGCGGTCAGCACTCTGCCTGAAAGTGATCCGCGCGCCGCGGCCAAGTACGCCAGCCCAGAGGAGCAGAGCGGCGGCAACAGTGGGGGACAGATCCACCTGTCAATCAGAACCACCTCGCGAGCTATAAATGACCCTGGCAGCGTTCAAGAACGAGAAAATGTCCCTTATCATGCCAGGCGCGCCGGATACATGAGCCGCTGTGTGTTTAGGGGAGTGGATGGGAAGGCGGAGGCTCTGTGTGACAAGTGTCTCATAGCTGCGCCCGGACGCCTGCATTTTGGCGGCAAACTCAGAGGAAAAGAGTTGACGGAGCATTCCAGCGGCACGTCCAGCGCTGTCAGCGAGCTGGACGACGCTGACAAGGAGGTGCGCAGCCTCACAGCCAAGGCCTTCAGGAGCCTGGCCCAGCCGTACTTTGATGCGTTCAGCTTCAGCACCTCCAGCGAGTCCTCGGCCTCGGAGCTCAACAGGTGGTCCGCGTTCGTCGACCTGAAATATGGCAACATGAACGTGGACCAGAGTGCCGTCGCCCGTCAGAACCCAGACAGTAAAGGTCACAAGGGCGTCGCGCTGGCGAGCATCAAGCCTCCCAGCAGCCAGATCTTCGCTCTGAGCGGCACCCCGCGCGCACAGCAGATCCAGCTGATGGGGCAGTTCGGCCAGGGCCGCGGCGGGGTGATCCGGCTCACGGAGACCCTCAACTTCCGCTGCAATGTCAAGTCTGCGGGAGAAAGGCGAGCTCAGTTCGCACAAAACGCAGCAGGATCACGTTCCGCGGATGAGGTTACCGGCGGCGCGCAGAGCGGGGCCAGCGAGGCGCCCCTCAAAGCCATGGAGGGCACGCACAAGAAGGCCGTGTTCGCCTCGAGCCTGATCAAAAATGTCATTTCGAAGAAGATGCAGTTCGAGCAGGAGCGCAGGATGGAGAGAGGGGAGATCAGGGAGCCGCAGCAGGAGGGCGACAGGTGGAAGGGGGACCGACGGGCCTCCAGGATCTCCGAGAGCAGCTCGGACTACAACATCATGTGCGTGGACGAGCTGGGGGACATCGTGGACAGCGGCTCGTGTGACTCTCGGAGACGGGACAGGAGCGCTCCCGCACCACAAACTGATTTAGAGGCGGCGAGCGGAGCTGGAATCGATACTAAAAAAGGCGCACTGGAAGCGTCCAGGAGCACGCTGCTCCGGAGCCAAAATAGCGCGTTCAGATGCTGGAAGGACGAGGAGCTAGGGTTTCAAAAGGAGCACGGAAGCCGTCAAACTCTGCAGGACACGCTGGATGACAACGACGGCGAGGCTGATCAGCCCTCGGGCCGCGGCAAACTGActaaaatgtctcatttgtttgTGCCAAGTATCCAGCTCCTGCCCGGGGACGCAGAGGCccggcagcagctgcagagcgGGAGCGGACTTCAAGTGCGCTCCGACAACACGCTGTACATCACGGACTCCAGTTGTGTGACCACGTCCAAATCCCCGGAGATTAAAATCAACCTGCGGAGCGTCAAGGACAACAAGACGGAACCCCCTGGTGTCTCCAAGCTGCGCGCTCCTCCCAACACCGCCTCCAGCCTGATCAAAACAGACGACCTCAAATGTCAGACCCTGGCTGCGGCTCTGAAGGGTGAGCCCGCCGATAAGGTCCCGCATTTTATGGTTAGAGACATCAGGGACAACAAGGGGAAGCTGCAAACGCCCATTCACCAGGTCAGAGACATGCGTAAACTGGTGAAGAGCTCGTACCACTTCGTGTCTTTGGATAACAACGAGAACAAATCCGGCCTGGCCTCGGCTGACAACCACTCAGAGCAAAAGAAACTCATGCACAACCGGAATCCCAACTCAGTGTCTCCTATAGTGATAAAATGTCAGTCTGTTAATACcaataaaactggaaaacaaccAGGAAATCTGGAGTTAGTGAAACAGGAGTCATGTGACACAGACAAATCAGAAGAGGCTAAAAGTGCCCCTCCTCAGGGAGCAGAGGGGGCAGCTCTGTCATTCGAAGGAGAGCTGAGGGTTGATAACAGAGTAGCCTCGGACAAGCAGGACACGGAGTCAGAGGTTATAGAGAAGAAGCCGGAGCCAAAAATAGCGAATCAGATGGCTTTCGAAAAACTCCAGGCTGCCGTAAAAACCATGGAACAACTTTATGTGTTCGACAAGAACGAGTGGCGGAGGAAGATCGAGCCGCAGCCCCTGACAGACAGCCACGTGCTGTCTCTGATAGCCAACGAGGAGCAGGGAGGACCTGAGGAGGGAGCAGCGAGAGGGCCCAACATGGACAGGACGGTCAGAAGAGACTCCTACCCCAATATAGACAAGACCCCGCCAGCGTTAGCAACGTCCCCCGGGACTGACTGCGTCCTCAGGCGGGAGGACAAAGACCTTAAGGTCCCTCAGACATCCAGCAGCCGCGACGAAAGGTTAGGGGTGAGGTCGGCGCAAGGTCTTAGCGCCGCAGGAACCAAAAGCAAGTCCAACAAGGCCTCCACGGCCGCGAAAGTTAGCCACCCAAACGCCGCGGCACAGGCGCCTTTTGGCAACAAAGGTTTCGCCCCCAAGTCCCCTAAACTGCCCGTGTCATTAAAAATCAGCCAGACGGGAATAAGCAGGAACAAAGGAGCTGAACGGAGGGACGTGGGAAGGTTCGAACATCAGTTCTCGAGCACACCAGCTGACAACGAGAACTACTTAGCCATTCCAGTCAAATCACACCTCAGCAGCAAACCAGTCCCGGCAGCCGATAGAGCATCAGCAAATACGTTTGCAGCTCAGTCCCACCCAACCAGTCCTCCAAGACACGAGGGACCTGAATCCAGGAGCGTGGAGGACCCCTACCCGGAGATAAAACGTTCCAGCATTGTAATGGAGACCCACCCGCAGGAAGTTCCCCCTGCTACTATCTATCACTCCCTGCCACTGGGCATCTCTGCCAGTCAGCCACAGGTGTACTGCTTTTCCCCAGCGGTGACTCCAGCCCCAGCCCTGGACCCCTTTCAGGCCACTCAGAGGAAGATGCTCCTGGACCCCACCACCGGAAACTACTACCTGGTGGACACTCCTGTGCAGCCGGCCACAAGGCGCCTCTTTGACCCCGAAACAGGCCATTATGTGGAGGTGCCAATGCCGCAGCCTCCCATGACCCCTGTGCCCATGCCCATCTCACCCCTGGCTCTCAGTCCCGGAGCGTACGGTCACGCCTACATGATCTACCCGAGCTTCGTGCCCACGCCCTCGGTGATACCCGCCCGAACCCTGGTGCAGTCGCAGCTGTCGGTGCCGTCCGAGGCCGAGTGTGGGGAGAAGGCGTCCTCTCAGCAGACCGAAGGGATGTACATGGAGACTCCCTTCTACATGGCGACTGGAAAGGCTCCCCAGGCGGCCTCGGTGGCTCTGCAGCAGACCGCCTGCAGGCCACAGCACAGCTTCTCCAGCTTCAAGCAGCCGGTCATCAGCATCACCTCCCAGCAAGGGCCCCGGATCATCGCTCCACCCTCGTTTGATGGGACCACCATGAGTTTTGTGGTGGAGCACAGATAA
- the trmt10a gene encoding RNA (guanine-9-)-methyltransferase domain-containing protein 2 has protein sequence MSEQSPVISADDSGKSEAPGRQEESSGGQRSGNSNGEDPNLSKRQKKKLLKQQKWEEERELRKQRRKERKLQRRQRQDNQERERGDGQSARKRPRRDMTPSSLRLVVDCGFDDLMLMKDVRKLHKQIQRCYAENRRASHPVQFYLTSMGGQLKQSLDEKDKGWINWKDISIKTEHYSEVLAKDDLVYLTSDSPNVLEELDQQKAYVIGGLVDHNHHKGITYERAKELGIEHAQLPLSSFVKMNSRKVLAVNHVFEIILAYLEKGSWKEAFFTILPQRKGAVAINQDGENTPEKDEEQESHSDSDPDTAEQTETRD, from the exons ATGAGCGAGCAGTCACCGGTCATCTCGGCTGATGACAGCGGGAAAAGTGAAGCTCCGGGCCGGCAGGAGGAGAGCAGCGGCGGTCAGAGGAGTGGGAACAGTAACGGAGAAGACCCAAACCTatccaaaaggcaaaagaaaaagcttctgaagcagcagaaatggGAGGAAGAAAGGGAGCTGCGAAA GCAGAGAAGAAAGGAGAGGAAGCTGCAGCGCCGACAGAGGCAGGATAACCAGGAGCGGGAGAGAGGAGACGGTCAGAGTGCCAGGAAACGGCCACGGCGGGACATGACGCCCAGCTCTCTGAGGCTGGTGGTGGACTGCGGCTTCGACGACCTCATGCTTATGAAG GACGTTCGGAAGCTTCACAAACAAATTCAGAGGTGCTACGCCGAGAACAGACGAGCCTCCCATCCGGTCCAG TTTTACCTGACGAGCATGGGAGGACAGCTGAAACAGAGCCTGGACGAAAAGGACAAAGGATGGATAAACTGGAAG GACATTAGcattaaaacagaacattacAGTGAAGTTTTGGCCAAGGACGACCTGGTGTACCTGACCTCGGACTCTCCCAACGTCCTGGAGGAACTGGACCAACAGAAGGCTTACGTGATCGGAGGCCTGGTGGACCACAACCACCACAAG ggGATTACCTACGAGAGGGCGAAGGAGCTCGGGATTGAACATGCACAGCTTCCTCTCagcagttttgtaaaaatgaaCAGTCGGAAAGTTTTGGCAGTCAATCATG TGTTTGAGATCATCTTGGCGTATCTGGAGAAGGGCAGCTGGAAGGAAGCTTTCTTTACCATCCTGCCTCAGAGAAAAGGAGCCGTGGCCATCAACCAGGACGGAGAAAACACTCCGGAAAAAGACGAGGAACAAGAGTCCCATTCTGATTCTGACCCCGACACAGCCGAGCAAACGGAGACCAGAGATTAA